From one Synechocystis sp. PCC 6803 substr. PCC-P genomic stretch:
- a CDS encoding bifunctional metallophosphatase/5'-nucleotidase, translated as MVKNQGAWLSRGLWSVLIWGAMATVCRAETIPFTLLQLNDVYEIAPIDNGRWGGLARVANLRQQLEQADPHTYTVLAGDFLSPSALGTALYNGDRLAGKQMVAVLNAMGLDYAAVGNHEFDVNAQQFQQRITESDFQWLSANIADGTGNQFEGIKPYEILTIPGTEGGELKVGILALTIDSNAVDYVTYSDPIATARRYIDNPQGEVDVWVALTHLSLAQDLALAQAIPELDLILGGHEHENIQRNHLIIKPDSSASCPQAKTPIFKADANARTVYIHQLTYDTNRQCLQINSQLQPITAAIASDPATEKVVQQWQEIGFNAFRQQGFEPMAVVVNSPIALDALDAHVRSGSTNLTRLITRAMEQENPDVAMVMFNGGMVRLDDLLSAGAITQYDIIRLLPFGGRVVTVEIQGDLLQKVLAQGEKNSGTGGYLQLGGMAPNSIEPSKTYRVALMEYLLSGQEVGLDYLTTNTPGLKVINYGRDIRSILVDYLQNNAQQAFTDLGEL; from the coding sequence ATGGTTAAAAATCAAGGGGCTTGGCTATCTCGGGGACTGTGGAGCGTACTGATTTGGGGCGCTATGGCAACGGTCTGCCGAGCAGAAACTATTCCCTTTACCCTGCTCCAGCTTAACGATGTGTATGAAATTGCCCCCATTGATAACGGCCGTTGGGGCGGTTTGGCCCGGGTGGCTAATTTACGCCAACAGCTAGAACAAGCTGATCCCCACACCTACACCGTGTTAGCAGGGGATTTCCTCAGTCCTTCTGCCTTGGGCACAGCCCTTTACAATGGCGATCGCCTGGCGGGGAAACAAATGGTGGCGGTGTTGAATGCCATGGGGTTAGACTATGCAGCGGTGGGAAACCATGAATTCGATGTTAATGCCCAACAATTTCAGCAACGGATTACGGAGTCAGATTTTCAGTGGTTATCGGCCAATATTGCTGATGGTACCGGCAATCAGTTTGAGGGCATCAAACCCTACGAAATTTTAACTATTCCTGGAACGGAAGGGGGAGAATTAAAAGTGGGCATTTTGGCCCTGACCATTGACAGCAATGCGGTGGACTATGTCACCTACAGCGATCCCATCGCCACGGCCCGCCGCTACATAGACAATCCCCAAGGGGAAGTGGATGTTTGGGTGGCCCTGACCCACCTGTCCCTGGCCCAGGATTTGGCCTTGGCCCAAGCTATTCCCGAATTAGATCTGATTTTGGGGGGCCATGAACACGAAAATATCCAGCGCAACCATTTAATTATCAAGCCCGACAGTTCTGCAAGTTGTCCCCAGGCCAAAACGCCAATTTTTAAGGCCGATGCCAATGCCCGCACGGTTTACATTCACCAATTAACCTACGACACGAACCGGCAATGTTTACAAATTAATTCCCAACTGCAACCCATCACTGCGGCGATCGCCAGTGATCCGGCCACCGAAAAAGTGGTTCAGCAATGGCAGGAAATTGGCTTTAATGCGTTTCGTCAACAGGGATTTGAACCAATGGCCGTTGTGGTCAACTCTCCCATCGCCTTAGATGCCCTCGATGCCCATGTACGCAGTGGCTCCACCAATCTCACCCGGTTAATTACCAGGGCCATGGAGCAGGAAAACCCCGATGTGGCCATGGTGATGTTTAACGGTGGCATGGTGCGCCTTGATGATCTCCTCAGTGCCGGAGCCATCACTCAATACGATATTATTCGCCTCCTACCTTTTGGGGGTCGGGTAGTGACAGTGGAGATACAAGGGGATTTGTTACAAAAAGTTCTGGCCCAGGGAGAAAAAAATAGTGGTACCGGTGGTTATCTCCAGCTAGGGGGCATGGCTCCCAACAGTATTGAGCCAAGCAAAACTTACCGGGTGGCGTTAATGGAATATTTGTTAAGCGGTCAGGAGGTGGGCTTGGATTACCTGACGACAAATACCCCTGGGTTGAAGGTGATTAACTATGGCCGGGATATTCGCTCGATTTTGGTGGATTATCTACAAAACAATGCCCAGCAAGCTTTTACCGATTTGGGGGAGTTGTGA
- a CDS encoding GNAT family N-acetyltransferase: MVFWKRFFNPDSTSSPSLGPTGAEEFPTDNGDKARIFFTTERDIDLYELEELCDAVGWARRPIRKVKKAVECSFLVVTMWEMQGNRRRLVGFARATSDHAFNATVWDVVIHPSLQSKGLGKALMQYIIRKLRHYDISNITLFADPQVVDFYRRLGFVLDPEGIKGMFWYPD; encoded by the coding sequence CGCTTTTTTAATCCCGATTCAACTAGTTCACCATCCCTGGGCCCAACGGGGGCAGAAGAATTTCCCACCGATAACGGCGATAAAGCCCGGATATTTTTCACCACTGAGCGGGACATTGACCTTTACGAGCTGGAGGAATTATGTGATGCGGTGGGCTGGGCCCGGCGGCCAATTCGCAAAGTCAAAAAGGCCGTAGAGTGTAGTTTTTTGGTGGTTACCATGTGGGAAATGCAGGGCAATCGGCGTCGATTGGTGGGGTTTGCCAGGGCTACTTCCGACCATGCTTTCAATGCCACCGTGTGGGACGTGGTGATCCATCCTAGTCTTCAGAGCAAGGGCTTGGGTAAGGCCCTGATGCAATACATCATCCGTAAATTACGCCATTACGACATTAGCAATATCACCCTGTTCGCCGATCCCCAGGTGGTGGATTTTTACCGGCGTTTGGGCTTTGTGCTCGACCCAGAAGGCATTAAGGGCATGTTTTGGTACCCGGACTAA